The Saccharopolyspora gloriosae genome has a segment encoding these proteins:
- a CDS encoding serpin family protein, translating to MTEHLDFSLALHHRLAPEANRPFTWSPYSVASALGLAAAAAGGDTRAELLSALRADDPEAVRESLSAAAEPSGTGSAEPPVLAVANTLWAHDELPVRETFLRSLKEWPGSAVRSAPFRTAPERARQLINSDVAETTRDLIPELLEPGTVDADTVAALVNALYLKVSWREAFDDHVTADRPFRAPAGERTVPTMTATRRLGYAAAGGWQAVSLPAAGGVEAVVLLPDEDLAVAEPRLGDTELRTLLAAVRDERVELFLPRFDVSSDAELNAPLGELGVHKLFTPAADFSPLTDAPLKISAIVHQAVLRVDESGLEGAAATAAMMRLTAIVREPDPIRVRVDRPFLFLVRHRESGAIYFLSRVVDPS from the coding sequence GTGACCGAGCATCTCGATTTCAGCCTGGCCCTGCACCACCGGCTCGCCCCGGAGGCGAATCGGCCGTTCACCTGGTCGCCGTATTCGGTGGCCAGCGCGCTCGGGCTGGCCGCTGCGGCGGCCGGCGGCGACACCCGCGCCGAGTTGCTGTCCGCGTTGCGCGCCGACGACCCCGAAGCGGTGCGCGAGTCGCTGTCCGCGGCGGCGGAACCGTCCGGCACCGGTTCGGCGGAACCGCCGGTGCTGGCGGTCGCGAACACGCTGTGGGCGCATGACGAACTGCCGGTGCGCGAGACGTTCCTCCGCTCGTTGAAGGAATGGCCGGGCAGCGCCGTGCGCAGCGCGCCGTTTCGCACCGCGCCCGAACGCGCGCGGCAGCTGATCAACTCGGATGTCGCGGAGACGACGCGCGACCTGATCCCCGAACTGCTCGAGCCCGGCACGGTCGACGCCGACACGGTGGCGGCCCTGGTCAACGCCCTCTACCTCAAGGTGTCCTGGCGCGAGGCCTTCGACGACCACGTGACGGCGGACCGGCCGTTCCGGGCTCCGGCGGGGGAGCGGACGGTGCCGACGATGACCGCGACCCGCCGCCTCGGGTACGCGGCGGCCGGTGGCTGGCAGGCGGTGAGCCTGCCCGCGGCGGGCGGGGTGGAAGCCGTGGTCCTGCTGCCGGACGAGGATCTCGCCGTCGCCGAACCGCGGTTGGGCGACACCGAACTCCGCACCCTGCTGGCAGCGGTGCGCGACGAGCGGGTGGAGCTGTTCCTGCCGCGCTTCGACGTCTCCTCGGATGCGGAGCTCAACGCGCCACTCGGCGAGCTCGGCGTGCACAAGTTGTTCACGCCCGCCGCCGACTTCAGCCCGCTCACCGACGCGCCGCTGAAGATCTCGGCGATCGTGCACCAGGCGGTGCTGCGGGTCGACGAGTCCGGTCTGGAAGGCGCGGCCGCCACGGCGGCGATGATGCGGCTCACCGCGATCGTCCGGGAACCCGACCCGATCCGGGTGCGGGTGGACCGGCCGTTCCTGTTCCTGGTGCGCCACCGCGAGTCCGGTGCGATCTACTTCCTGTCTCGCGTGGTCGACCCGTCCTGA
- the dnaG gene encoding DNA primase, translated as MAGRIRDSDVAEVRDRIRIDEVVGEYVALRNAGGGAMKGLCPFHDEKTPSFNVRPSHGTFHCFGCGEGGDVIAFLMKSEHLGFVESVERLADRAGIQLQYEGGVPSEKRDRGTRARMVEAHRVAAEFYAEHLRSPEALQGREYLAERGFDEAAATRFGCGFAPSGWDKLTKHLLGKGFELDELYKCGLSKEGRRGPLDRFHRRLLWPLKDLAGDVVGFGARRIFDDDPIEAKYVNTSATPIFNKSQVLFGIDLAKREIAKRHQAVVVEGYTDVMAMHLAGVPTAIASCGTAFGDEHISVLRRLMMDDDAFRGEVIFTFDGDAAGQKAALKAFDGEQRFATQTHVAITPDGMDPCELRQASGDTAVRDLVARRKPLFEFAIRSLLTEYDLDSVDGRVDALKRTVPLVAQIKDLERRDGYAVQLSGWVGWNDENQVVRRVRESAGAPVKQQPRRRAQRNPDQDSLGVDVELPRRPSRDDPRWCQRETLKLALQVPALAGPVYDSLPDEAFTEPSYSRLHQAIVAAGGTMSGLSGAGLVDAVGRECPDEVTRRLLTLLAVEALDTKSEEDPRYVAGVIARLQEIMVGREIADIKSRVQRMSPTEQPEEYNSLFGDMLALEQYRHSLLHQASGAL; from the coding sequence GTGGCTGGAAGGATCCGAGATAGCGACGTTGCCGAGGTACGTGACCGCATCCGGATCGACGAGGTCGTCGGTGAGTACGTGGCGTTGCGCAACGCAGGCGGGGGCGCGATGAAGGGGCTGTGCCCCTTCCACGACGAGAAGACGCCGTCGTTCAACGTGCGCCCCAGCCACGGCACCTTCCACTGCTTCGGCTGCGGTGAGGGCGGCGACGTCATCGCGTTCCTGATGAAGTCCGAGCACCTCGGGTTCGTCGAGTCCGTGGAGCGGCTGGCCGACCGCGCCGGTATCCAGCTGCAGTACGAAGGCGGGGTGCCGAGCGAGAAGCGCGACCGCGGCACGCGCGCGCGGATGGTGGAGGCGCACCGGGTCGCCGCCGAGTTCTACGCCGAGCACCTGCGCTCGCCGGAGGCGTTGCAGGGCCGCGAATACCTCGCGGAGCGGGGTTTCGACGAGGCGGCCGCCACCCGCTTCGGCTGCGGTTTCGCCCCGTCCGGCTGGGACAAGTTGACGAAGCACTTGCTGGGCAAGGGTTTCGAGCTCGACGAGCTGTACAAGTGCGGCTTGTCGAAGGAGGGCAGGCGCGGCCCGCTGGACCGGTTCCACCGCAGGTTGTTGTGGCCGTTGAAGGATCTGGCCGGTGACGTCGTCGGTTTCGGCGCGCGCCGCATCTTCGACGACGACCCGATCGAGGCGAAGTACGTCAACACCTCGGCGACGCCGATCTTCAACAAGTCGCAGGTGCTGTTCGGCATCGACCTGGCGAAGCGGGAGATCGCGAAGCGGCACCAGGCGGTGGTCGTCGAGGGCTACACCGACGTCATGGCGATGCACCTGGCCGGGGTGCCGACGGCCATCGCGTCGTGCGGGACGGCGTTCGGCGACGAACACATTTCGGTGCTGCGGCGGCTGATGATGGACGACGACGCGTTCCGCGGTGAGGTCATCTTCACCTTCGACGGCGACGCCGCCGGGCAGAAGGCGGCGCTGAAGGCGTTCGACGGGGAACAGCGGTTCGCGACGCAGACCCACGTGGCGATCACGCCCGACGGCATGGACCCGTGCGAACTGCGCCAGGCCAGCGGGGACACCGCGGTGCGGGATCTGGTCGCCCGGCGGAAACCGCTGTTCGAGTTCGCCATCCGCAGCCTGCTCACCGAATACGACCTGGATTCGGTCGATGGCCGGGTGGACGCGCTCAAGCGCACGGTGCCGCTGGTCGCGCAGATCAAGGACTTGGAGCGCCGCGACGGTTATGCGGTGCAGCTGTCCGGCTGGGTCGGCTGGAACGACGAGAACCAGGTGGTGCGCCGGGTCCGCGAGTCGGCGGGCGCCCCCGTGAAGCAGCAGCCGCGACGTCGCGCGCAGCGCAATCCGGACCAGGACTCGCTGGGCGTGGACGTGGAGTTGCCGCGGCGTCCGAGCAGGGACGATCCGCGCTGGTGCCAGCGGGAGACGTTGAAGCTGGCGTTGCAGGTGCCCGCGCTGGCCGGTCCGGTCTACGACTCGCTGCCGGACGAGGCGTTCACCGAGCCGTCCTATTCGCGGCTGCACCAGGCGATCGTCGCGGCGGGCGGCACGATGTCCGGCCTGTCCGGTGCGGGCCTGGTGGACGCGGTGGGCCGGGAGTGCCCGGACGAGGTGACGCGGCGGCTGCTCACACTGCTCGCCGTGGAGGCCCTGGACACGAAGTCCGAGGAGGATCCGCGCTACGTGGCCGGGGTGATCGCCCGCTTGCAGGAGATCATGGTCGGCCGCGAGATCGCGGACATCAAGTCGCGGGTGCAGCGGATGTCGCCGACGGAGCAGCCGGAGGAGTACAACTCGCTGTTCGGGGACATGCTGGCGTTGGAGCAGTACCGCCATTCGTTGCTGCACCAGGCTTCGGGAGCGTTGTGA
- a CDS encoding trans-aconitate 2-methyltransferase, with protein sequence MWDPPKYLSFSEHRDRPAHDLMARVPPLRARRVVDLGCGAGNLTTLLTDRWPDAEVEAADASPEMVEAARANGVDAHRQDVRDWKPWPDTDVVLCNAVLQWVPEHVDLLRSWLPALPAGAAFAFQVPGNFDSPSHREIYGLLRERGREVDGLLGAHSVLAPAEYAEIVADLGLSVDAWETTYVHRLSGPDPVLEWISGTTLRPVRAAMADAEWTSFRAELGTRLRAAYPARPDGTTWLPFRRIFVVAHCG encoded by the coding sequence GTGTGGGATCCGCCGAAGTACCTGTCCTTCAGCGAGCACCGCGATCGTCCGGCGCACGACCTGATGGCCCGCGTCCCGCCGCTTCGAGCGCGCAGGGTCGTGGATCTGGGCTGTGGTGCGGGAAACCTCACGACACTGCTCACCGACCGCTGGCCGGACGCCGAGGTCGAGGCCGCGGACGCCTCGCCGGAAATGGTCGAGGCCGCGCGGGCCAACGGGGTGGATGCGCATCGCCAGGACGTGCGCGACTGGAAGCCGTGGCCGGACACCGACGTGGTGCTGTGCAACGCGGTGCTGCAATGGGTTCCCGAGCACGTAGACCTGCTGCGGTCGTGGCTCCCGGCGCTGCCCGCGGGCGCCGCGTTCGCCTTCCAGGTGCCCGGCAACTTCGACTCCCCGTCGCACCGGGAGATCTACGGACTGCTCCGCGAACGGGGGCGGGAGGTGGACGGTTTGCTGGGTGCCCATTCGGTTCTCGCGCCCGCGGAGTACGCGGAGATCGTCGCCGACCTGGGGCTGTCGGTCGACGCCTGGGAGACGACTTACGTGCATCGCCTCAGCGGCCCCGACCCCGTCCTGGAGTGGATCAGCGGCACCACGCTGCGGCCGGTGCGGGCGGCCATGGCCGACGCGGAGTGGACGTCGTTCCGCGCCGAGCTCGGCACCCGGCTGCGGGCGGCTTATCCGGCACGGCCGGACGGCACGACCTGGCTGCCCTTCCGGCGGATCTTCGTCGTCGCCCACTGCGGCTGA
- a CDS encoding carboxymuconolactone decarboxylase family protein, with product MSRIPRVPAQRANLLTKLVYRYTRRRFGAVPDPMAVAAHHPKLLLASGIGELAVERAARVLPASVRELAVYRTAVRIGCSWCVDFGTMLQRNEGLDIDRLKEIDDYRTSPRFTELDRLVIEYADAMTDLPMRVTDEQVAELDRRLGHQGVLELTHMIATENQRTRLNHALGITAQGFTSGEACRVPTP from the coding sequence ATGTCGCGGATCCCCCGCGTTCCAGCGCAACGAGCGAACCTGCTGACCAAGCTCGTCTACCGGTACACCCGGCGTCGTTTCGGCGCGGTGCCGGACCCGATGGCCGTGGCCGCGCACCACCCGAAGCTGCTGCTGGCTTCGGGAATCGGGGAGCTGGCCGTGGAGCGGGCGGCCCGAGTCCTGCCCGCGAGCGTCCGGGAGCTGGCCGTGTACCGGACGGCGGTCCGGATCGGCTGCTCGTGGTGCGTGGATTTCGGCACCATGTTGCAGCGCAACGAGGGTCTGGACATCGACCGGCTCAAGGAGATCGACGACTACCGGACCTCGCCGCGGTTCACCGAGCTGGACCGGCTGGTGATCGAATACGCCGACGCGATGACCGACCTGCCGATGCGGGTGACCGACGAGCAGGTGGCCGAACTGGACCGCCGGTTGGGCCACCAGGGCGTGCTCGAGCTGACGCACATGATCGCCACGGAGAACCAGCGCACCCGCCTCAACCACGCGCTCGGCATCACCGCCCAAGGCTTCACGTCAGGCGAGGCCTGCCGCGTCCCCACGCCCTGA
- the argG gene encoding argininosuccinate synthase yields MSKVLNNLPVGERVGIAFSGGLDTSVAVAWMRERGALPYTYTADIGQYDEPDLSDVPERGHVYGAERARLIDCRAALVEEGLAALACGAFHIRSGGQAYFNTTPLGRAVVGTLLVRAMREDDVFIWGDGSTYKGNDIERFYRYGLLANPDLRIYKPWLDEDFVTELGGRDEMSAWLVERKLPYRDSAEKAYSTDANIWGATHEAKKLEYLDTPLEIVDPIMGVPFWDSAVDIPAEDITVEFQHGRPVRINGQSFDSDVDLVHAANAIGGRHGLGMSDQIENRIIEAKSRGVYEAPGMALLHITYERLLNAVHNEDTVAMYHSEGRRLGRLLYEGRWFDPQALMLRESLQRWIGYPITGSVTVRLRRGWDYTVLNTEGPNLSYHPDKLSMERSKDQAFVPNDRIGQLSMRNLDIADSRSMLELYEGGGHGALTAWGELVGELAPGGATAIAARTGEDDAVESDALDHAAIEVGTD; encoded by the coding sequence ATGTCGAAGGTCCTGAATAATCTTCCAGTGGGTGAGCGAGTCGGCATCGCCTTCTCCGGCGGGCTGGACACCTCGGTCGCGGTGGCGTGGATGCGCGAGCGCGGTGCCCTGCCGTACACCTACACCGCTGACATCGGCCAGTACGACGAGCCGGACCTGTCCGACGTGCCCGAACGCGGGCACGTCTACGGGGCCGAGCGCGCCCGGTTGATCGACTGCCGTGCCGCACTGGTCGAGGAAGGCCTCGCCGCGCTGGCCTGCGGCGCCTTCCACATCCGCTCCGGCGGGCAGGCGTACTTCAACACCACGCCGCTCGGTCGTGCGGTGGTGGGCACGCTGCTGGTGCGCGCGATGCGCGAGGACGACGTGTTCATCTGGGGCGACGGCTCCACCTACAAGGGAAACGACATCGAGCGCTTCTACCGGTACGGCCTGCTGGCCAACCCGGACCTGCGCATCTACAAGCCCTGGCTGGACGAGGACTTCGTCACCGAACTCGGTGGCCGGGATGAGATGTCCGCCTGGCTGGTCGAGCGGAAACTTCCGTACCGCGACTCCGCGGAGAAGGCGTACTCCACCGACGCCAACATCTGGGGCGCCACCCACGAGGCCAAGAAGCTCGAATACCTCGACACCCCGCTCGAAATCGTCGACCCGATCATGGGTGTGCCCTTCTGGGACAGCGCCGTGGACATCCCGGCCGAAGACATCACCGTCGAGTTCCAGCACGGCCGCCCGGTGCGGATCAACGGGCAGTCCTTCGATTCCGACGTCGACCTGGTGCACGCGGCCAACGCCATCGGCGGCAGGCACGGGCTCGGCATGTCGGACCAGATCGAGAACCGGATCATCGAGGCGAAGAGCCGCGGCGTATACGAAGCGCCGGGCATGGCGCTGCTGCACATCACCTACGAGCGGCTGCTCAACGCGGTGCACAACGAGGACACCGTGGCGATGTACCACTCCGAGGGCCGCCGCCTCGGCAGGCTGCTCTACGAAGGCCGCTGGTTCGACCCGCAGGCGCTGATGCTCCGGGAGTCGCTGCAGCGGTGGATCGGCTACCCGATCACCGGCAGCGTCACGGTCCGCCTGCGCCGCGGCTGGGACTACACCGTCCTGAACACCGAAGGCCCGAACCTGAGCTACCACCCGGACAAGCTGTCCATGGAGCGCAGCAAGGACCAGGCGTTCGTCCCGAACGACCGCATCGGGCAGCTGTCCATGCGCAACCTCGACATCGCCGACTCGCGCAGCATGCTGGAGCTGTACGAGGGCGGTGGCCACGGTGCGCTCACCGCATGGGGCGAGCTCGTCGGCGAGCTGGCTCCGGGCGGAGCCACGGCGATCGCGGCGCGCACCGGCGAGGACGACGCCGTCGAGTCCGACGCCCTCGACCACGCCGCCATCGAGGTGGGCACGGACTGA
- a CDS encoding NUDIX hydrolase — translation MNEFERGAWRVHGERTIYDNRYVRLGLVDVEPPDGRRFEHHVVHLDRVAVALIVNERDEVLMLWRYRFATDEWGYELLGGIVDGDEESTATALREASEESGWEPVGEAEHLVSFEPIPGMVTAQFDVYLWRGARHVGDPTDEEEAGTIEWVPLERVIELTQQRKLLGSGTLVALLYYLASRGAGKDQAAESA, via the coding sequence GTGAACGAATTTGAGCGCGGAGCATGGCGGGTGCACGGGGAGCGGACGATCTATGACAACCGGTATGTCCGGCTGGGGCTAGTGGATGTTGAGCCGCCGGATGGGCGGCGGTTCGAGCATCACGTGGTGCACCTGGATCGGGTTGCGGTGGCGTTGATAGTGAACGAGCGCGATGAGGTGTTGATGCTGTGGCGGTACCGGTTCGCCACGGATGAGTGGGGTTACGAGCTGCTGGGCGGCATCGTGGACGGGGACGAGGAGTCCACGGCGACGGCGTTGCGTGAGGCGAGCGAGGAAAGCGGTTGGGAGCCGGTCGGGGAGGCCGAGCACCTGGTGAGCTTCGAGCCGATCCCCGGCATGGTCACCGCGCAGTTCGACGTCTACCTGTGGCGCGGGGCGAGGCACGTCGGCGACCCGACCGATGAAGAGGAAGCCGGGACGATCGAGTGGGTTCCGCTGGAGCGCGTCATCGAGTTGACGCAGCAGCGAAAGCTTCTCGGGTCCGGGACGTTGGTCGCGCTGTTGTACTACCTAGCCTCACGAGGAGCCGGGAAGGATCAGGCCGCTGAGTCGGCGTAG
- a CDS encoding tyrosine-type recombinase/integrase, which translates to MIVYAGVDPVTGKRTYLRDAVQGTDKAARKRAERLLNKLLSQVDGQRSAPSSATLSYALDEWLRTNEIEQSTRETYEGYVSRVIRPALGETAVNKITARMLENFYTELRRCRVRCDGKPFIERHKKDGDHDCVAAKCKPHVCKPMAASTVRQIHFIISGTLDAAERWDWINTNPARVARKPKQKPPEPDPPTPDEAARLSEEAFRLDEDWGTLVWLAMTTGMRRGELVALRFSRLDLDTGVIDLRRNWVGGQEKDTKTHQNRRIALDTETVVLLGEHKRRVRERAEALGIEFSEDLFVFTGTKSPDHSHPYPPDALSSRYTNMAKRLGIRTHLHALRHYSATELLTAGVDLPTVSGRLGHGGGGATTLRVYAAWVAASDRKAAEILGSRMPKRTR; encoded by the coding sequence GTGATCGTTTACGCCGGAGTGGACCCCGTTACCGGCAAACGGACGTACCTGCGGGACGCGGTGCAGGGGACGGACAAGGCCGCCCGGAAGCGGGCCGAACGCCTGCTGAACAAGTTGCTCTCTCAGGTCGACGGACAGCGCTCCGCGCCGTCGTCGGCGACGTTGTCCTACGCCCTCGACGAGTGGCTGCGGACGAACGAGATCGAGCAGAGCACCCGCGAGACCTACGAGGGCTACGTTTCCCGAGTCATCCGACCGGCGCTGGGGGAGACAGCGGTCAACAAGATCACGGCGCGGATGCTGGAGAACTTCTACACGGAGCTCCGCCGGTGCCGGGTGCGGTGCGACGGCAAGCCGTTCATCGAGCGCCACAAGAAGGACGGCGATCACGACTGCGTGGCGGCGAAGTGCAAGCCGCACGTCTGCAAGCCGATGGCCGCTTCGACGGTCCGGCAGATCCACTTCATCATCAGTGGCACCCTCGACGCTGCGGAGCGCTGGGACTGGATCAACACCAACCCCGCACGGGTGGCGCGCAAGCCGAAGCAGAAGCCACCGGAGCCCGACCCGCCGACGCCGGACGAGGCGGCCCGCCTCTCGGAAGAGGCGTTCCGGCTGGACGAGGACTGGGGCACCCTCGTGTGGCTCGCGATGACCACCGGGATGCGCCGGGGCGAGCTGGTCGCCCTCCGCTTCTCCCGCCTCGACTTGGACACCGGCGTGATCGACCTCCGCCGGAACTGGGTCGGCGGCCAGGAAAAGGACACCAAGACCCACCAGAACCGCCGCATCGCTCTCGACACCGAAACGGTCGTCCTCCTCGGCGAGCACAAGCGCCGCGTCCGTGAACGGGCCGAAGCACTCGGGATCGAGTTCTCCGAGGACCTGTTCGTCTTCACCGGCACCAAGAGCCCGGACCACAGCCACCCGTACCCACCGGACGCCCTCAGCTCCCGCTACACGAACATGGCGAAACGCCTCGGAATCCGAACCCACCTCCACGCCTTGCGGCACTACTCGGCGACGGAACTCCTTACTGCTGGCGTTGATCTACCGACCGTCTCCGGCCGCCTCGGGCACGGTGGGGGTGGCGCGACCACGCTACGGGTCTATGCGGCATGGGTTGCGGCCTCCGATCGCAAGGCGGCAGAAATCCTTGGAAGCCGAATGCCGAAAAGGACTAGGTAG
- a CDS encoding sigma-70 family RNA polymerase sigma factor: MTNAGPARAAEFDAHRPRLIALAYRLTGGFADAEDAVQEAWLRLAGERAEVRDLGAWLSTVVGRICLDKTRSAAHRREQYVGPWLPEPVVTPMDAQDPLEVVVERDDLRMAALRVLHELPAEQRFAFVLHDGFQVPFGEIAELLDCSAATARQHASRARKALAAGTPPRTPLPRQQEVVERFMAAVHAGDVSELTRLLHPEAALFGDSGGNAHTARRPVVGADKISRFLLGLAAKYGTASLRGAFPVLVNGDLGVFVPGDPADHTGRTSARRVLVFTLDGDRIAELHDVVNPDKLTNLPPDT; encoded by the coding sequence ATGACCAATGCCGGTCCGGCGCGAGCCGCCGAGTTCGACGCGCACCGCCCACGGCTGATCGCCCTCGCCTACCGGCTCACCGGCGGATTCGCCGACGCCGAGGACGCCGTGCAGGAGGCGTGGCTGCGGCTGGCCGGTGAACGAGCCGAGGTCCGCGACCTCGGGGCGTGGCTGAGCACCGTGGTCGGTCGGATCTGCCTGGACAAGACGCGCTCGGCCGCGCACCGGCGGGAGCAGTACGTGGGGCCGTGGCTACCGGAACCCGTGGTGACGCCGATGGACGCGCAGGATCCGCTGGAGGTCGTGGTGGAACGCGACGATCTGCGGATGGCCGCGCTGCGGGTGCTGCACGAACTACCCGCCGAGCAGCGGTTCGCGTTCGTACTGCACGACGGCTTCCAGGTGCCGTTCGGCGAGATCGCCGAGCTGCTCGACTGCTCGGCCGCCACCGCTCGCCAGCACGCGTCCCGGGCGCGCAAAGCGCTGGCCGCGGGCACACCGCCCCGCACTCCGCTGCCCCGGCAGCAAGAGGTGGTGGAGCGGTTCATGGCCGCGGTCCACGCGGGCGACGTGAGCGAGCTGACCCGGCTGCTGCATCCGGAAGCGGCGTTGTTCGGCGACAGCGGCGGCAACGCGCACACGGCACGGCGGCCGGTTGTCGGCGCCGACAAGATCAGCCGGTTCCTGCTGGGGCTCGCCGCGAAGTACGGCACGGCGTCGCTGCGAGGGGCGTTCCCGGTGCTGGTCAACGGAGATCTCGGCGTGTTCGTGCCCGGCGACCCCGCCGATCACACCGGCCGTACGTCGGCTCGCCGGGTGCTCGTGTTCACCCTCGACGGCGACCGCATCGCGGAACTCCACGACGTGGTCAACCCCGACAAGCTGACGAACCTGCCCCCCGACACCTGA
- a CDS encoding DPP IV N-terminal domain-containing protein — translation MTPNDNAEPTIRLTNADYARAEAMQAPYRARRVPGGTVQPRWLTGGDRFSYRAGARYVLVDPARGARRDAFDHDRLAAALSVAAGRAVAAGDLPITSVDLDFPDDDDLTVRFSAFESRWEWSDRTGVCTRVDDTEPSPGEVASPDKAWIAFRRDGDILIRSRDGEQEFALTDDAEPHFDYGGLPEALGMRALFRNLGLPSPLVVSWSPDSTRLLVHRLDQRDLPEQVLVESAPRDGGPPVEHRSRYPIPGDEAQATMEWTVLDVTTRSVVRQQHDPYVIVHPAATTYRWWSGPKGDAVHFLHHSRDARTLELRRLDPATGASTTLISESGRTRVDPTPQLGEPAMVHVLDSGEILWWSQRDGWGHLYLYSADGAQITQVTSGQWPVRKVLWVDQETRQVWFLATGLVEHDPYVRQICRISLDGTGFTRLTDDDLDHDAVSPDEGGYLVDRASTVRTPPRSVVLDGDGQVLVDLESPDAGELEALGWSPPERFRTTAADGKTSIHGLLWRPHGFGPDRSYPVIDCIYPGPQIHRAGPAFNSAVPGEAEAFAALGFAVVAVDGRGTAGRDKAFHDQSYGALDDAGSLVDHIAAIRELGHRYSWLDTERVGITGHSGGGFAAARAMLAHPEFYSVGVAVAGNHDMGVYVPMWAEQYHGEINDESKRALSNPALAANLQGKLLLIHGELDDNVLPAHTLRLVDALIEADKDVDMLMIPGDEHALLRRMHYVTRRTWDHFVRHLHGTEPPTHRLAPLPLPLGEGF, via the coding sequence ATGACGCCGAACGACAACGCCGAGCCGACGATCCGGCTGACCAACGCGGACTACGCCCGAGCAGAGGCGATGCAGGCCCCGTACCGGGCGCGCCGGGTGCCCGGCGGCACCGTGCAGCCGCGCTGGTTGACCGGGGGAGACCGCTTCTCGTACCGCGCGGGAGCCCGCTACGTCCTGGTGGACCCGGCCAGGGGAGCGCGCCGCGACGCCTTCGACCACGACCGGCTGGCCGCCGCGTTGTCGGTGGCGGCGGGCCGCGCGGTCGCGGCCGGTGACCTGCCGATCACCTCGGTCGACCTCGACTTCCCGGACGACGATGACCTGACGGTGCGGTTCTCGGCGTTCGAATCCCGCTGGGAGTGGTCCGACCGCACGGGTGTCTGCACCCGAGTCGACGACACCGAGCCGTCGCCCGGCGAGGTCGCATCGCCGGACAAGGCGTGGATCGCCTTCCGCCGCGACGGCGACATCCTGATCCGTTCCCGCGACGGCGAGCAGGAGTTCGCGCTCACCGATGACGCCGAACCGCACTTCGACTACGGCGGGCTGCCCGAAGCGCTGGGCATGCGGGCGCTGTTTCGCAACCTCGGCCTGCCCTCGCCGCTGGTGGTGTCCTGGTCGCCGGACTCCACCCGGCTCCTGGTGCACCGCCTCGATCAGCGCGACCTGCCCGAGCAGGTGCTCGTGGAGTCCGCGCCCCGCGACGGCGGCCCGCCCGTCGAGCACCGGTCCCGCTACCCGATACCGGGCGATGAGGCGCAGGCGACGATGGAGTGGACCGTCCTGGACGTCACCACGCGCAGCGTCGTGCGCCAGCAGCACGATCCCTACGTGATCGTGCATCCGGCGGCCACCACGTACCGGTGGTGGTCGGGGCCGAAGGGCGACGCGGTGCACTTCCTGCACCACTCCCGCGACGCCCGCACCCTCGAGCTGCGCCGCCTCGACCCGGCCACCGGCGCGAGCACCACGTTGATCAGCGAGAGCGGCAGGACGCGCGTCGACCCCACTCCGCAGCTCGGGGAACCGGCGATGGTGCACGTGCTGGACTCCGGCGAGATCCTCTGGTGGTCGCAGCGCGACGGGTGGGGGCACCTCTACCTCTACTCCGCCGACGGTGCGCAGATCACGCAGGTGACCTCCGGGCAGTGGCCGGTGCGCAAGGTCCTCTGGGTGGATCAGGAAACCCGGCAGGTGTGGTTCCTGGCCACCGGGCTCGTCGAGCACGACCCGTACGTCCGCCAGATCTGCCGGATCAGCCTCGACGGCACCGGATTCACCCGCCTCACCGACGACGACCTCGATCACGACGCGGTGAGCCCGGACGAAGGCGGCTACCTCGTCGACCGGGCGTCCACGGTGCGCACCCCGCCACGGTCGGTCGTGCTGGACGGGGACGGGCAGGTCCTCGTCGACCTCGAATCCCCGGACGCGGGGGAGCTCGAAGCCCTCGGCTGGAGCCCGCCGGAGCGATTCCGCACGACCGCCGCCGACGGGAAGACCTCGATCCACGGACTGCTGTGGCGCCCGCACGGCTTCGGCCCCGACCGCAGCTACCCGGTGATCGACTGCATCTATCCCGGCCCGCAGATCCACCGGGCCGGACCGGCGTTCAACAGCGCCGTACCGGGAGAGGCGGAGGCGTTCGCGGCACTGGGATTCGCGGTCGTCGCCGTCGACGGACGTGGCACCGCAGGCCGCGACAAGGCGTTCCACGACCAGTCCTACGGCGCCCTCGACGACGCGGGTTCGCTGGTCGACCACATCGCCGCGATCCGCGAGCTCGGCCACCGGTACTCCTGGCTCGACACCGAGCGGGTCGGCATCACCGGGCACTCCGGCGGCGGGTTCGCCGCCGCACGCGCCATGCTCGCCCACCCCGAGTTCTATTCGGTCGGAGTGGCGGTGGCGGGCAACCACGACATGGGCGTCTACGTCCCGATGTGGGCCGAGCAGTACCACGGGGAGATCAACGACGAGAGCAAGCGGGCGCTGTCGAACCCGGCGCTGGCCGCGAACCTGCAGGGGAAGCTGCTGCTGATCCACGGCGAGCTCGACGACAACGTGCTCCCGGCGCACACCCTGCGCCTGGTCGATGCGTTGATCGAGGCCGACAAGGACGTCGACATGCTCATGATCCCCGGGGACGAACACGCGCTGCTGCGCCGCATGCACTACGTCACCCGCCGCACGTGGGACCACTTCGTGCGCCACCTGCACGGCACCGAACCGCCCACCCACCGCCTCGCACCGCTCCCGCTCCCGCTCGGCGAGGGGTTCTGA